One stretch of Syntrophobacterales bacterium DNA includes these proteins:
- a CDS encoding MATE family efflux transporter encodes MDKESGKDLTVGSVPRHLLLFSVPMLIGNVMQIGYSMVNTIWVGHLVGEDAVGASGVSLFILFVLMGLVMGMSMGSTILVAQYYGAKDYSMVGKVVNTSFVLALILGGILTIAAILSADPLLKAMDTPPENFAMASSYLKISMPGFILMYLSFLINSILRGTGDTVTPLIFMSVGIVLNAVLDPFFIGGFGLFPFHGLDGAAYATLVSQTVALGISFLYLNRRNHLVALHPGRLTMDRHVTFLLFKIGLPSIIQQSLVSISSLFITTFVNAFGSAATNAFGAVVRVDMLAFMPSISMSMAVSALTGQNLGALKPERVREAFRWGIVMTSAITILISFVVVFLARPILTIFGLGGDPKVMDIGVTYLRMVGSCYLFFGIMFVSTGVINGAGHTMITMVFSLFSLWVVRIPVSWLLTKTILGIKGIWIAVMLSFVVTMAINLAYYRSGRWKRTVITTPAAITFMD; translated from the coding sequence TTGGACAAAGAATCGGGGAAAGATTTGACGGTGGGGAGTGTTCCTAGACATCTCCTCCTCTTTTCCGTGCCTATGCTGATAGGCAACGTGATGCAAATCGGATATAGCATGGTCAACACCATATGGGTCGGTCATTTGGTGGGAGAAGATGCCGTTGGGGCCTCTGGAGTCAGCTTATTTATCCTTTTCGTACTCATGGGGCTCGTAATGGGTATGTCAATGGGCTCCACCATACTCGTCGCTCAATATTACGGTGCAAAAGACTACTCCATGGTCGGGAAAGTGGTAAATACGTCGTTTGTCCTCGCCCTCATACTCGGTGGAATCCTTACCATAGCGGCCATACTGTCGGCCGACCCCCTGTTGAAAGCCATGGATACACCCCCTGAGAATTTCGCCATGGCATCAAGTTACCTCAAGATAAGCATGCCCGGGTTTATTCTCATGTATTTGAGCTTTCTCATCAATTCCATTTTACGGGGGACAGGTGATACAGTGACCCCGCTCATATTCATGTCTGTGGGGATAGTGTTAAATGCGGTCCTTGACCCTTTCTTTATCGGCGGCTTCGGTCTTTTCCCGTTCCATGGCCTCGATGGGGCAGCTTATGCTACGCTTGTGTCGCAGACGGTAGCGTTGGGGATAAGTTTTCTGTATCTTAACCGGAGAAATCACCTGGTGGCGCTCCATCCCGGAAGACTAACCATGGACAGGCATGTTACATTTCTACTCTTCAAGATCGGTCTTCCCTCAATCATTCAGCAGTCCCTGGTTTCCATCAGCAGTCTTTTCATCACAACCTTCGTAAATGCCTTCGGCAGCGCTGCGACCAATGCCTTCGGTGCAGTGGTACGCGTCGACATGCTAGCATTTATGCCTTCCATTTCCATGAGCATGGCCGTTTCCGCCCTTACAGGCCAGAATCTCGGCGCCCTCAAGCCCGAAAGGGTAAGGGAAGCGTTCAGATGGGGAATTGTCATGACATCGGCCATAACAATCCTCATATCGTTCGTCGTTGTCTTCCTCGCGAGACCGATACTGACCATCTTCGGCCTTGGTGGCGATCCAAAAGTGATGGATATAGGAGTTACATATCTCCGTATGGTAGGCTCATGCTACCTGTTTTTCGGTATAATGTTCGTATCAACCGGTGTGATTAACGGGGCAGGTCATACTATGATTACCATGGTCTTTTCGCTTTTTTCCCTGTGGGTAGTACGGATACCCGTCTCATGGCTTCTCACGAAAACCATCCTCGGAATAAAAGGGATCTGGATAGCCGTGATGCTCAGCTTCGTGGTAACCATGGCTATAAACCTTGCATATTACCGCTCCGGAAGATGGAAAAGGACAGTAATAACCACACCTGCCGCCATAACTTTTATGGATTGA
- a CDS encoding pyridoxal phosphate-dependent aminotransferase, with amino-acid sequence MRKITKSTKLNNICYEIRGPLLNAAKRLEEEGYTIIKLNSGNPPAFGISAPDEIIRDLTANIKSAQAYGDSKGLFPARKAIMQQCQLKGIEGVEIEDIYVGNGVSEMIMMAMQGLLNDGDEMLVPSPDYPLWTAAITLSGGKPVYYVCDEASDWNPDLKDMESKITPRTRGIVLINPNNPTGAVYSRDTLLNIVNIAERHELIIFADEIYDQILYDGATHVPVASLSKDIVFVTFNGLSKSHRIPGLRAGWMIVSGKKAAAKDYMTDGLDILSSMRMCGNMAAQLVIQTALGGYQSLHRLVSPGGRLYEQRKAACNSFASIPGITCVKPMGALYVFPKIDVKMYSIHDDQKFLLDFLIEKKVLMVQGTGFNWHAPDHFRIVFLPTVEEISIVAKRMADFLQEYRQ; translated from the coding sequence ATGCGTAAGATCACGAAATCCACAAAATTGAACAACATATGTTATGAAATTCGAGGCCCTCTTCTGAATGCGGCAAAACGCCTTGAAGAAGAAGGGTACACCATTATCAAATTGAACAGCGGAAATCCACCTGCTTTCGGAATAAGCGCTCCTGACGAGATCATCCGTGATTTAACGGCAAATATAAAGTCAGCCCAGGCATATGGCGACTCGAAAGGCCTTTTCCCTGCACGAAAGGCAATTATGCAACAATGTCAGCTTAAAGGAATCGAAGGGGTCGAGATAGAGGACATTTATGTAGGCAACGGAGTTTCAGAGATGATAATGATGGCTATGCAGGGACTCTTGAACGATGGCGACGAAATGCTTGTTCCATCGCCTGATTATCCGCTCTGGACCGCCGCGATAACTCTGTCCGGCGGAAAACCCGTTTATTACGTATGCGATGAGGCATCCGATTGGAACCCGGACCTCAAAGATATGGAATCAAAAATCACTCCCAGAACGAGAGGTATAGTTCTCATCAACCCAAACAACCCCACGGGGGCGGTATATTCAAGAGATACTCTACTTAATATAGTAAACATAGCCGAAAGGCATGAACTGATCATATTTGCCGATGAGATATATGATCAGATTCTCTACGACGGCGCGACTCATGTCCCGGTCGCATCGCTTTCCAAAGACATAGTATTTGTGACTTTCAACGGCCTGTCCAAGTCTCACCGCATTCCCGGCCTGCGTGCGGGCTGGATGATTGTGAGTGGAAAAAAGGCAGCCGCAAAAGACTACATGACCGACGGTCTGGATATACTGTCAAGCATGAGGATGTGCGGTAATATGGCAGCCCAGCTTGTCATTCAAACAGCCCTGGGCGGGTATCAGAGCCTACACCGCCTAGTTTCACCTGGCGGCAGACTGTACGAGCAGAGGAAAGCAGCGTGCAACAGCTTCGCCTCCATTCCGGGGATCACATGCGTGAAACCTATGGGCGCACTTTATGTATTTCCCAAAATTGATGTCAAGATGTATTCCATCCATGATGACCAGAAATTCCTCCTTGATTTCCTTATCGAAAAGAAAGTACTTATGGTCCAAGGAACCGGGTTCAACTGGCACGCGCCGGACCACTTCAGAATCGTATTCCTGCCCACTGTAGAGGAAATAAGTATCGTAGCCAAACGGATGGCTGATTTCTTACAGGAATATCGTCAGTAA
- a CDS encoding HAD family hydrolase yields MKKIFSFDLDGTLVDGIYGDMVWNHGLPEVFARRYDISLEEAKTLTQKEYGTVGDGKLEWYDIDYWLERFDLPVSSGELLNRYEPYISLLPFVREVLETLQENYILVIASNAARIFVEKEVSHTDIGRHFSTIVSATSDYKIVKKGDSFYTRLLNDLGVSPHEIIHVGDHRIFDFEAPSRLGIESYHLCADGNGDSRVIPNLRVLLERLR; encoded by the coding sequence ATGAAAAAAATATTCTCTTTCGATCTTGATGGGACACTCGTGGACGGTATTTATGGAGATATGGTCTGGAATCACGGGCTTCCCGAAGTTTTCGCCCGCAGGTACGACATCTCCCTTGAAGAGGCTAAGACTCTTACCCAGAAGGAGTACGGGACTGTAGGGGACGGGAAACTCGAATGGTATGACATAGATTACTGGCTTGAACGCTTTGATCTGCCTGTATCCTCCGGGGAGTTGCTAAACCGGTATGAACCGTACATCAGCCTTCTTCCGTTTGTCCGGGAGGTTCTTGAGACACTTCAGGAGAACTACATCCTGGTTATCGCCTCAAACGCGGCTCGTATATTCGTGGAGAAAGAAGTCTCGCACACCGATATAGGCCGCCACTTCAGTACCATCGTGTCGGCAACGAGCGATTACAAGATAGTGAAAAAAGGGGACTCGTTCTATACAAGACTCCTCAATGACCTTGGCGTCTCCCCCCATGAGATCATCCACGTGGGCGACCACCGGATTTTTGACTTTGAGGCACCGTCACGGCTCGGCATTGAATCTTATCATCTCTGCGCCGACGGCAACGGCGACAGCCGGGTTATCCCCAATCTTAGAGTCCTTCTCGAGAGGCTACGATGA
- the rlmD gene encoding 23S rRNA (uracil(1939)-C(5))-methyltransferase RlmD, with protein sequence MKFTELSLEIVDMALPDGYGVGRKDGFVFFVPGAVPGDRLKIKVTGQKKRFSYGEIFEIEEPSPDRRQPPCPYFGLCGGCTLQHMSYRKQLEVKERHLVQTLARIGHMDTASIAMLPIVPSPQHYFSRNKVEMAFGKDEYGLIAGLREGAWQKMDYEGKVISLGKCLAFSDCVEKILPPILDFFNGHRFLSYDQATKKGLLRRLVLKESKTTDEVMVILETSRGILPNMQDLWRMLSNKAPEVVSLWRAINTRRSDAGLYEKKEHLFGKRFIEESLGGLTFRIYPQSFFQPNSRIAETLYQAAMELGQPGPQDRVLGLYCGMGPIEMMFSRRTNKVTGVDSNPDNIANARENARINGIENCIFIEGMVERVGSRLPAKPEILVIDPPRGGISNKGCDLIARIEPGKIVYVSCNPSTLARDLNNLTKYGYVLRKVVPFDAFPQTGHLETVALVER encoded by the coding sequence ATGAAATTCACGGAACTCTCATTGGAAATTGTCGATATGGCCCTTCCTGACGGTTACGGTGTGGGAAGGAAAGACGGCTTCGTTTTCTTCGTTCCCGGGGCCGTTCCTGGCGACAGGCTGAAAATCAAGGTCACCGGACAGAAAAAAAGGTTTTCTTACGGCGAGATATTCGAGATTGAAGAACCTTCTCCAGACAGGCGGCAACCACCATGCCCTTATTTCGGCCTTTGCGGAGGTTGTACTCTCCAGCACATGTCATATCGCAAACAGCTGGAAGTGAAAGAGCGCCACCTTGTACAAACACTTGCCCGGATAGGCCACATGGACACCGCGTCAATTGCCATGCTCCCTATTGTGCCCTCACCACAGCATTATTTCAGCCGAAACAAAGTGGAGATGGCTTTCGGAAAGGATGAATACGGCCTCATTGCCGGACTGCGAGAGGGGGCATGGCAGAAAATGGATTACGAAGGCAAGGTAATATCTCTTGGAAAATGTCTCGCCTTCAGTGATTGCGTCGAGAAAATTCTTCCACCGATTCTGGACTTCTTCAATGGACATCGTTTTCTTTCTTATGACCAGGCCACAAAAAAGGGATTGCTCAGGCGTCTGGTACTTAAAGAATCAAAAACGACGGATGAGGTGATGGTCATATTGGAAACGTCGCGAGGTATATTGCCGAATATGCAAGACCTGTGGCGTATGTTGAGTAATAAAGCCCCTGAGGTTGTAAGTCTGTGGCGGGCCATCAACACCCGCAGGTCGGATGCAGGCCTCTACGAAAAGAAGGAGCACCTTTTTGGCAAGCGCTTCATCGAAGAATCGCTGGGCGGTCTCACGTTCAGAATATATCCTCAATCTTTCTTCCAACCAAATTCAAGGATTGCAGAGACCCTTTATCAAGCCGCCATGGAACTTGGCCAGCCCGGTCCTCAGGATAGGGTTCTGGGACTCTATTGCGGGATGGGACCGATCGAAATGATGTTTTCAAGGAGAACAAACAAAGTGACCGGGGTCGATTCTAATCCCGACAACATTGCCAATGCTCGTGAGAACGCGAGGATCAACGGCATAGAAAACTGCATTTTCATTGAAGGCATGGTTGAACGGGTGGGCAGTCGTCTTCCCGCAAAACCAGAGATTCTCGTGATTGACCCTCCGAGAGGCGGCATCAGCAACAAGGGGTGTGATCTCATAGCTAGGATAGAGCCCGGGAAAATAGTCTATGTATCGTGCAACCCATCTACCCTTGCCCGTGACCTTAATAATCTCACAAAATACGGTTACGTTCTTCGAAAAGTTGTGCCTTTCGATGCCTTCCCCCAGACCGGCCATCTGGAGACCGTTGCTCTTGTTGAACGATAG
- a CDS encoding YajD family HNH nuclease, translating to MRNKRYTVRCKSGQPGKEGGKSVDEIVRELKAMSASKNDYREQSLKIHGLICAKCAREFDYKDRHLLTVHHKDGNHNYNPSDGSNWENLCVYCHDEEHTRGMLGDYLSEDNR from the coding sequence ATGAGGAATAAACGATACACAGTGAGATGCAAATCAGGGCAGCCTGGAAAGGAAGGCGGTAAATCCGTCGACGAAATTGTGCGAGAACTTAAAGCCATGAGCGCTTCAAAAAATGATTACAGGGAACAGTCTCTCAAAATTCATGGCCTCATCTGCGCGAAGTGCGCGAGGGAGTTTGATTACAAAGACAGGCACCTCCTGACTGTCCACCATAAAGACGGGAACCATAACTACAACCCTTCCGACGGTTCCAACTGGGAGAACCTCTGCGTATATTGCCACGACGAGGAACACACCAGGGGCATGCTCGGCGATTATCTCAGCGAAGATAATCGTTAA